A single window of Coffea eugenioides isolate CCC68of chromosome 7, Ceug_1.0, whole genome shotgun sequence DNA harbors:
- the LOC113777015 gene encoding pentatricopeptide repeat-containing protein At1g80550, mitochondrial-like, with protein sequence MEIGGRPCKPNAIVHNTIIDRLCKDKLVDQALALLEEMIEKGIYPSARNLIIMSKRKCLRAKGQTFTGRMVRTNLEFPPTTDPAQIWGWELLVLELQCGGKLAARKLEKNGLEIDALKLETLKLSAVTCGFLVEDADFRLVSTWFFVVDALCKEGHIEDAEEVVRTMIQQGVIWCRKELLKGGHYADAIVYHEEMVCRGFLLDSSTFSILLDLSAGKQDTPSLLMSMLKIDPDSKKFQDGGYRGTSH encoded by the exons ATGGAAATAGGAGGAAGACCTTGCAAACCTAATGCAATTGTGCATAATACCATCATTGACAGATTGTGCAAGGATAAATTGGTCGATCAAGCTCTCGCCCTTTTAGAGGAGATGATTGAGAAGGGCATTTATCCGAGCGCAAG GAACTTGATAATTATGTCGAAAAGGAAATGCTTGAGAGCCAAAGGTCAAACATTTACAGGGAGGATGGTCAGAACTAATCTGGAGTTCCCTCCAACAACGGATCCTGCTCAGATTTGGGGTTGGGAAT TGCTGGTGCTTGAACTTCAGTGTGGTGGCAAGCTGGCAGCACGAAAATTGGAGAAGAACGG GCTGGAGATTGATGCTTTAAAGCTTGAAACCTTGAAGCTCTCGGCTGTAACTTGTGGGTTCTTGGTAGAAGACGCAGATTTTCGTCTTGTTAGTACTTGGTTTTTTG TGGTGGATGCACTATGTAAGGAAGGGCACATAGAAGATGCTGAAGAGGTAGTCCGGACGATGATTCAGCAAG GAGTAATTTGGTGCAGAAAG GAACTTCTTAAAGGAGGCCACTATGCTGACGCAATAGTCTATCATGAAGAAATGGTTTGTAGAGGTTTCTTGCTGGATTCATCTACTTTTTCCATTTTACTTGATTTATCTGCTGGCAAACAGGACACTCCTTCTCTACTTATGTCAATGTTGAAGATTGATCCAGATAGCAAGAAGTTCCAGGATGGGGGATATAGAGGAACTTCACATTAG